The following proteins come from a genomic window of Rutidosis leptorrhynchoides isolate AG116_Rl617_1_P2 chromosome 10, CSIRO_AGI_Rlap_v1, whole genome shotgun sequence:
- the LOC139870310 gene encoding uncharacterized protein: MDERLKTQDKLKSWEIHNGMQLICPLCKFCSDTHDHLFFECMYSSQVWRKITALTWLPQLSNWRAVCNCLSTAASRNTSTSVVAKLVFGAAVYFIWQERNNRLFKNSHRSEVKLFDDIYNTVRLKLMSIRFKSSAKVERMKTTWQIL; this comes from the coding sequence ATGGATGAAAGGTTAAAAACGCAAGATAAACTTAAAAGTTGGGAGATTCATAATGGTATGCAATTGATATGCCCGCTTTGTAAGTTTTGTTCCGATACTCATGATCATTTGTTCTTTGAGTGCATGTATTCAAGTCAAGTGTGGAGAAAGATAACCGCGTTAACATGGTTGCCCCAACTGTCGAATTGGAGGGCTGTTTGTAATTGTTTATCTACTGCAGCTTCTAGGAATACTTCGACTAGTGTGGTTGCCAAGCTAGTGTTTGGTGCTGCGGTTTACTTCATCTGGCAGGAGCGGAACAACAGGTTGTTTAAAAACTCTCACCGTTCGGAAGTGAAGTTGTTTGATGATATTTACAACACGGTTCGTCTAAAATTGATGTCCATCAGGTTCAAAAGCTCGGCTAAAGTGGAGAGAATGAAGACAACTTGGCAAATCCTCTGA